In the genome of Vanacampus margaritifer isolate UIUO_Vmar chromosome 1, RoL_Vmar_1.0, whole genome shotgun sequence, one region contains:
- the LOC144052079 gene encoding E3 ubiquitin-protein ligase rnf213-alpha-like isoform X2 has protein sequence MAMMYPDFSEDTLPEKPIVNVVQCDDDTVLDTTALVLCCMQSPVGLLRDQQGRGCRSTQRLDTLLMLLSDGEQVTGDFLQTLKRRLYLMLASESNFSSATRDWVIKVASNMDALQDGGTFCSETRTILVRKYFAEGRDFTFSIPFSGSIKDYLEDLWVHALRNEGIGLNNTLCSGVFLHGLGVPCVPQGQLSPHAQLSSITCFPFLWWKPVLLLFLMAEICICSGRRLCKNQQLDGKLIEIEAEQKRRLRPPLVWLLPLSHKSLATVKVVCYIRPAG, from the exons ATGGCCATGATGTATCCTGACTTCTCTGAGGACACGCTGCCGGAAAAACCTATTGTGAATGTGGTCCAG TGCGATGATGACACTGTCTTGGACACCACAGCACTGGTGCTGTGCTGTATGCAGAGTCCAGTAGGCTTACTCAGGGACCAGCAAGGCCGTGGCTGCCGCAGCACTCAAAGACTTGACACACTTCTGATGCTTCTCAGTGACGGTGAACAAGTAACAG GTGACTTCCTGCAAACTCTGAAGAGGCGTCTTTACTTAATGCTAGCGAGTGAAAGCAACTTTTCATCTGCCACAAGAGATTGGGTCATAAAGGTGGCTTCTAACATGGACGCCTTACAGGACGGTGGTACATTTTG CTCAGAGACGAGAACAATTCTTGTACGAAAGTACTTCGCCGAAGGCAGGGACTTTACCTTCAGCATTCCTTTCAGTGGGAGCATCAAGGACTACTTAGAGGATCTCTGGGTTCATGCGCTTCGAAATGAAG GTATCGGCTTGAACAACACGCTTTGTTCAGGAGTCTTTCTTCATGGACTTGGCGTCCCGTGTGTGCCTCAAGGACAACTCTCCCCCCATGCCCAGCTGTCATCCATCACTTGCTTTCCTTTCTTATGGTGGAAGCCAGTGCTGCTCCTATTCTTAATG GCAGAGATTTGCATCTGCAGCGGCCGGAGATTGTGCAAGAATCAACAACTCGATGGCAAGTTGATCGAAATTGAGGCGGAGCAAA AACGTAGGCTCCGCCCTCCGCTTGTGTGGCTCCTCCCTCTCTCGCATAAAAGCTTGGCCACTGTCAAAGTTGTGTGCTACATCCGCCCTGCGGGATAG
- the LOC144052079 gene encoding E3 ubiquitin-protein ligase rnf213-alpha-like isoform X3, giving the protein MAMMYPDFSEDTLPEKPIVNVVQCDDDTVLDTTALVLCCMQSPVGLLRDQQGRGCRSTQRLDTLLMLLSDGEQVTGDFLQTLKRRLYLMLASESNFSSATRDWVIKVASNMDALQDGGTFCSETRTILVRKYFAEGRDFTFSIPFSGSIKDYLEDLWVHALRNEGHTQQRFLEFFSKTPLGQYMAKDTPDMQYEFFHLYLRDFLFLTMKVSA; this is encoded by the exons ATGGCCATGATGTATCCTGACTTCTCTGAGGACACGCTGCCGGAAAAACCTATTGTGAATGTGGTCCAG TGCGATGATGACACTGTCTTGGACACCACAGCACTGGTGCTGTGCTGTATGCAGAGTCCAGTAGGCTTACTCAGGGACCAGCAAGGCCGTGGCTGCCGCAGCACTCAAAGACTTGACACACTTCTGATGCTTCTCAGTGACGGTGAACAAGTAACAG GTGACTTCCTGCAAACTCTGAAGAGGCGTCTTTACTTAATGCTAGCGAGTGAAAGCAACTTTTCATCTGCCACAAGAGATTGGGTCATAAAGGTGGCTTCTAACATGGACGCCTTACAGGACGGTGGTACATTTTG CTCAGAGACGAGAACAATTCTTGTACGAAAGTACTTCGCCGAAGGCAGGGACTTTACCTTCAGCATTCCTTTCAGTGGGAGCATCAAGGACTACTTAGAGGATCTCTGGGTTCATGCGCTTCGAAATGAAG GTCATACTCAACAAAGATTCCTTGAATTCTTTTCCAAAACACCATTGGGACAGTACATGGCGAAAGACACACCAGATATGCAGTATGAGTTCTTTCATCTCTACCTGCGGGATTTTCTCTTCTTGACTATGAAG GTATCGGCTTGA
- the LOC144052079 gene encoding actin-related protein 5-like isoform X4 produces MLPVINGRLDATNCKRVNVAGGQAAAYLQRLLQLKYPGHLAAIALSRMEELLHEHSYTAVDYQEELEKWRSPEFYEREVHRMQLPFSGKLPGGCAKVGERQDRRAQQLRRLQEINARRRGEKLHQDQERLDRLMAVQELLEEGLLDQFHKSLVALNMDSAEELQSYISKLQLAVEKGRQKLLHSDGAEGKTEVSRVGAAHGHDVS; encoded by the exons ATGCTGCCTGTTATCAACGGCAG GTTAGATGCGACGAATTGTAAGCGAGTGAACGTGGCGGGAGGCCAGGCAGCAGCCTACCTGCAGAGGCTCCTCCAGCTCAAATATCCGGGTCACTTGGCTGCCATCGCACTCAGCCGTATGGAGGAACTGCTGCATGAACATAGCTACACTGCTGTGGACTATCAAGAAG AATTGGAAAAATGGCGCAGCCCGGAGTTTTACGAGCGCGAGGTTCACCGAATGCAACTTCCCTTCTCGGGGAAGTTGCCCGGCGGCTGTGCCAAAGTGGGGGAGAGGCAAGACAGGAGAGCGCAGCAACTCAGGCGGCTCCAGGAGATCAATGCTCGACGTCGTGGCGAGAAACTGCATCAGGACCAAGAGAGGCTGGACAGACTGATGGCCGTACAG GAGCTGCTGGAGGAAGGCTTACTGGATCAGTTCCACAAGAGTCTAGTCGCGCTCAACATGGACTCTGCCGAGGAGCTGCAGTCGTATATCAGCAAACTGCAGCTGGCCGTGGAGAAGGGCCGTCAGAAACTGCTGCACAGCGACGGCGCCGAGGGAAAGACGGAG GTGTCCCGAGTTGGAGCCGCACATGGCCATGATGTATCCTGA